In the Chaetodon trifascialis isolate fChaTrf1 chromosome 12, fChaTrf1.hap1, whole genome shotgun sequence genome, GTTGTCAACAGGGACTCAGTGGCGTGATCCGTCATAGTGGACCTGAACGCGGTTTAACAAGTGTCTGACAGCCTCAGGTGTGAGCAGGATCACAAAACGATGGTAAATAATAGTTAGCTGAcgtgcagagggagggaaaaataaaatgcatgacACCTTGAACAGGTCGAGACATTCAGTGATGTAAAAATGAATGCTGTCATGCTGCTGTCTTACTTCACTGCTGCACGTTCAGAACGCACGCTCAGGTCTGCTGTAACTTCTAACCTATTTCAGCCAGGAGAAATCATTTTAATGGGACTTTTTATTGAGGCATtgtgaaaaaatgtctgaacaAATAAGACGTTTTATTGGTTTTCCTAACTTCAGCATTTTTGTGTGATTGAGATGACAGCCTAAACCAAACTCCGTTTAAAGCTTCTTTAAATTTAAGCGCAGGAGTCATGGGCTGTTATTCCTATCAGCACACGAAGAAAATGAATCATATTCCTGGAATACTGAGCAACAGCTGCGGCGGGGAGAACAGGGTTAAAATGAGCAACACCTAAAAGAAACCAGACTctgatgttatttatttatttatttatttatttatttatttatgtaatttaCTTTTTTCCGGTAAttcctttttttatgtttaattaaGCAATTCAGCCTCTTTACACAGGTGCTTTTTTTCATATGTTCCTGACCAGTCACGTCTTAAGGGttgcatattaaaaaaaaaaaaaaaaaaaaaaaaaaaaggatcaatagcacacagacaaactttGCGCCGTCACTCTTGTCTTCTTTGCACATCTTTACACTGGTCACATATTTTACACTGGTCACACATCCATCCACCAGCATCgggctgccttttttttttttttttttttcctttttcccccctttttttccaaTGGTGACATCAAATCAATAGTAAAACGCTTGaacaaaccaaaccagagaTTCTAGGCTGCATTTATCATCCACATGCGCCAGCACCGGTAAACAGAAAGCCACACAAACAGATCCGCTAGTAACTTTGTGAGTACAACTTTTTGGAGTCAACAGCGATAAAGAGAGTGAGGGGGCGGAACCCTGCTGAGCCCCTGCGCTGAACGACAGCCAATCGCTTCGTTCTCCTAACTGCCAGTCACCGAAATCCGTCCAATACCCGCAGTGCCATTTCTAAACTGTATTCCCCACTGTGTCCTCCAACTGTTGTATGTTCTGCCAATCGCTTGAGGACAGAGTGGGAAAAGGAGCAAGCAGAGTTAGACGCCGGACAAAAGAACTTATAGACCCCTTATATACATATTTTCCTAATGTTTTAGAGAGCGTGGTGTGGTGAAAAACAATTGCGGTGAGTGCGGATGGACTTGTCAGTGTAGTTATGGAACCCCCTTTAAGCAAGAGGAATCCGGCGATAAGATTAGCGGATTTGGCAGCGACTCAACCCCTTCCTCATCAGAATATGACAGGCTTCCCGGGGCTAGGGGGGCATCACCCTCTCTCCCACCATGCCCACCTCCACCCTGGGGAGCTGGGCAACGACCCCGGAGTGGCACTCACTCCATTTGGACCAGAGCACATGGCACAGACAAATGCTCTCAAACTTAGCCCATCTCAGCACATTCAGAGCCATCCCGAAGCCCAGACCGCGGCATCTTTCACTTCTGCTCAGACCACAGTTGGTTTCCCCGTGGCTCACCCCCACTCAGGCTACTCAAGCAGCAGGGACTTCATCCTCAGGAGAGAACTCTCAGCCTCTGCTATGCATGCACTTGGCGACCAGCATAGTTCCGCCTCCTCCCCTCATCACCATGGCATGTTCATCTCCCCAACAGGTGCTTATGGGCACACGGAAAGTGGGGCCCATTCACTTTTCACTGGACTTCACGACCAGGCGTCCCCAGGTGCCCACCACCATGCCCTCAATGGGCAGATGCGCCTGGGTATACCGGGGGACATCTACGGCAGGCCAGAGCACTTCGGGCACAGGCCAGAGCACTATGGACCCTCTTCTCTCCACAGCTACAACTCCATGAACCTCAATGTGAACATCGCTTCTGCTCCTCACGGAGCGGCGGGGGCGTTTTTAAGATACATGCGGCAGCCCATAAAGCAAGAGCTCATCTGCAAGTGGATTGACCAGGAGCAAAATCAAAAAAAGCCCTGCTCGAAAACTTACAGCACCATGCACGAACTGGTCAACCACGTCACGGTGGAGCATGTCGGGGGACCGGAGCAGAGCAACCACGTCTGTTTCTGGGAGGAATGTCCACGGGAAGGAAAGGCTTTCAAAGCGAAGTACAAACTGATCAATCACATCCGAGTTCACACGGGAGAAAAGCCCTTCCCGTGTCCCTTCCCGGGCTGCGGGAAAGTGTTCGCCCGCTCGGAGAATTTAAAGATTCACAAGAGGACTCACACAGGTCAGTACGTCtaattgtgtaaatgtgagtgtgaaaaaTATCGACCTCTTCTTGCTACTCGCATCCGAAGCGGATGGACGGTGCGACCGCGCGTAATTGCGCAACGAGAAaatacaagtttttttttattcagtgaCGCATTCGCACAGTGAGTAAACGTGTTTCATTTCCCTTCTTGAatataaacttttttttttctgaactcGCCGAGACGCCTGCAGTAGGCGTGAGAGGATTAGGGCATATCATTTGTAAAACGTGCTTACGTACATGCAGGACAGCGCTAGAACACGCGTAAATGTAATTATCCTCAGGCGTGGGACCTTAACGCAAAAGCTGCGTTTATACATCGACGAGTGTTTGCACATGGTTCATGATATCTTAACATACGACACATGCTTGGTTTATTAGCTTGGAGCACTGCTTTACTCAGCACGTACTGGAGTAGGAGCTATGGGCTGTGACCCCTGTCTGCTTAGAAGTGAAATCCGGTTACACGTCGAGCCAAAACAACTGCGTCCTGATCAAACGCTTTGTGATTAAAGTTCGAGGCTGTGAGTCTCATCAGACCAACTTTCCACAACGTTAAGGTCTCATGATCGAGCTCGAATGTCGAGAGCTGATTTTTGTTGTAATTACATAGCCCGAGAGTCGTGTTTTGCCCCCCAAAAACGCTCAATTTTGGCCTTTTGCCACCAATATGGAGAGGCCTCTGCACCTTACTGGATGATGTAAAATCCCCAGGGACACCAAGAAGCAATCTACCAAAAATATAAGTCATCAGAGAGTCACCTTCTTTATTGTTTAGCATTTTGAAAACGCACACTTCACCTTAAaccatttcacattttattttttaattcatgtttccgcgtgtctgtgtgtgtgtgtgtgtgtgtgtgtgtgtgtgtgtgtgtgtgtgtgtgtgtgtgtgtgtgtgtgtgtgtgtgtgtgtgtgtgtgtgtgtgcgtgtgtgtgtgtctgcgtacGTGTGTGATGAGTTATAACCACGGTACATAAACGACTCCTGGTGGTCTCTTGAGTGCCCCCTCTCTGCCCCCACCACGTCCACACATACATGTAAGCAGAAGGCCTACAGGCACGTTACCCATGTTCACGCTGGAAAATGCTTTGGACAAGGGGGTGTGGAGTTGTAGATGTTTGGTGAATACGCTCTGGTCGAGGAGGAAGCCCCAGTGGAGAGGTGTAGGCTGCCACACCGAGCACTTAATGAGAAATGACCCTCGTGTTGTATTTATTTAAGGTGGTATGATAAGAAGCTGTGGTTCGGTGGGCTTTAGGAGATACGGGGAATTCATTTTCCATCCCAGCCTTGTGGTGtggctgaaaatgtaaatggcAGCTCTGTAGACTTTTAcatgacagtttgttttttttttcaaggcgATGTCATGATTGCACGTGACactgtctgcatctgtctctCGTTTCTTGCAGGAGAGAAACCTTTCAAGTGCGAGTTTGACGGCTGCGACAGAAAATTCGCCAACAGCAGCGACCGCAAAAAGCACTCCCACGTCCACACCAGTGACAAGCCTTATTACTGCAAGGTCCGCGGCTGTGACAAATCCTACACGCACCCGAGCTCGCTGCGGAAGCACATGAAAGTGCACTGCAAGTCCCCGCCGCCCCCTTCCACCAACGTCACCTACATTTCCTCCACGAACCCTCTCGGAGACCCTCTCTCGCCCAGCTCCGAGCCGCACAGGAACCGCTCGGCGAACCTCTCCCCTCAGGTCACCAACCTCAACGAGTGGTACGTGTGTCAGGGGAGCGGGGGGCCCAACCACCTCCACACCCCCTCCAGCGATGTGCCAACGTCAGAGTCAGACGACGAGGACTCTTTCAGAAATTCAGACCCAAGGACAATGCTCTGATGCCCTGTTTACAACCACGTGACCTGGCAGACTCGTCATCCACTTGACCCGTTAAAGCGCGCGCGTCCACGGCAGGCCGGCTCGCTTGGGACAGGTTCTATTGATCGGTTATTTTCACTGTAGTATTATTAAACCACTGTGCTCAACGTGGATGCAATGCAGGCCTAAGAGCACGTTTGTCTGAGGTGACCCCTGACCTTTCTTCAGATGTAGATCATAACTGccagaataaaacatttcacacCGACATTACAGCTGAAATTaaaagtcaacaaaaaaaaaatcgtcTTTGAAAGGGGCAAACATTTTAAAGCGAGTCTCTGAATAGAACCATCTTTTAACAATATGCAGCCTTTAATTAACTGCATGACTTCAGACTCAACTGGTGTGCTGAAATGACATCTTTCATGTGGCCTCCCATCATCCCCTTGCAGTTTAATAACTGGCCTGCTATCCATCACTGTCATATTCCAGACATTTAAGGCAAACAAACGGTACTGCTCCTATAACCCACATGTGGCAGCAAATGTTAATGGGCAGAATccagaagattttttttctttttttaatttcatgtgatttctttAGGATGTGGTACAAGCTTTGATAAACCAgcgagggggaaaaaaaattggGAGGCAAACATTTGAGTGTCTTAAGGGTCCTCATTTACCTTTTCAGATTTATACAATACATGTGTTTGGATGGAATTTTGTAATATTTAAGAACTATTTAAGACTATATTTTATGCAAAATACACAAGTGTTATGCTCGTTACAGAGTACGAGTAAGTCCCTTGAGACCCTAAATGTCTACACTGACAGGCTTTGATCCTGTAGGATTTGTATATATGTAATTGTACTGATGCTTGTGAATGTTGTGTaggtttaattaaaaaaaaatgttgttttgtacATTGTAATTTATTTGCTGGTTTCAATGTTGTACTGGAATTACAGGAACACCAAAGAATAATAATATCAGTTTTGGTGATGCATAGTACcctgctgatgttttgttttgttttgtttccccccCAATTTTACTTTCATGTTATGTTGActtttttgatttttaattgtggtctgtaaaagaagaaaacgtTGACTTGAATAAgctgtgtaatgtgaaaagtCCCTTCCTTGCATGCCTTTTGTAGtgatctgtctttctctttgaggTGCATGGTGCCGTTGGACAtgatggattaaaaaaagagatgaatCAGTTCTGATTGTGCAGACCCTTGCTGTTTAAATTTACAATATAAATTTcatgataaaacaataaaataaatataaaaaaacaggACATATACAGCAAATAATTAACAAGTGTCAAATCCTGATTCATGAATACATTTGATTAATAAGAGTTTGGGATATTAGAGACTCATGTCTGGTTACACATCCATTCAGATGGACTCTGGTGATTATGAGATTGACAGCTActtattaaatatattttaggAAGCTTTATATTTATTGTCAAATAATTACCGTTTTTATGTGACATGCAACAAACATCAATGTCGTTCTCACCTCAAACGGAAAAAAAGTAGCTCTGTTCGCTTCCTAGCCTGACATTTCTATAAAATATCCGCTGTTATCTCAGAAATAGGCCTATAACGGGCCAAGGAGGCTGGTATAAACTAATCACTGAGCTAATGGGAAAACTTATAGCCCCCTGATGGCGCTACCTCTGAAAGGCGCGACAGCACAAAGCAGCCGAGGCATGAATCATTCATgggaaaaataaaagataaaagataTCTGACAATAAGCCAGGCCTTGTATAGAGTGTATAAAACAAGTTCCCCCTCTTATTTCCTCCATTAAAACGCACAATCTCACTTTCAAAGAGTTGCCTGTCCAGTCTATAGAATTAAATTGACCAACGCGAGTCCTGCACCACTTCAAAGGCTGCAGCTTCTGAGAGGAAGGCTGGCCGCTCTGACAGTCTTCATGGTGCGTTAGGATTTCTATGGCAATTGGGTAGTGAGACGCTCGCATTTGAATGTGTCTGGTTGAAAAACACTAACTGCTACTAAATGAACTATAATCAAAGCTCAGGATGGACCCTCTCCAGAAATGTGTGTTGCCACAAATACACCGTTGGCAGGTGGATGACACGCAAGCCGCACACACCCTGGTTGCATCTGCCTGGTGAGAATTTGATATATTGAGgtgatgacaaacaaacaaaccctaaCCTTGTTAAAATACACACCTTGAAAATGATTCTGTGCTTCTGCGTTGCAGCAATTAAGACACTTTACTCAGGTCAGCCTGGAGGATGCTGGGACTGCGGCCACAATGTGCGCGCTTGATCAGCGCTGGAGTGCAAACAGTTACTAATATTCAGCAAATGTCGCAGCCCAAGAAAGGAGCCACTTGAGCAGCACTTCCAGGCTTTTAGAAAAGCGCAGGTTTGAGGAGTTGTATTAAAGGGAGGGGCTTTATCAATTTTATAGCCGTCCTCTAAGCATTTCTAAACACACTTTATCTGCCGCTTCATTCAGAGAGCGAGCACTTGTGGGCCTCCTCTCGTTTTGTGCGTGGACTTTTATGGGGATAAGGGCCTGAAGAGAAGCCTGCTCTTCCAGGTCCCGTTTGGAAACAGGCGCTCAATGAATGTTGCAAAATAAACACGATGAAAAATAACCAGAGACAGTTCCTTCGGCATTAAAAGGAGGGAGACTTAATAAAAGGAGTGAAGCAGTCACCCTTCGGTGAGAAACGCTTTGAAGTAGAACTTATTATCTGAGAAATACTTTTTGGTTGTCCTAACGACGCTGCTGAATGGGAAAGGCGCTCCTTTGTCAGCGATTTGTTCTCCTTTAGTGGGATGCCCGTGGAAATCACTTACATGGGCCACCTTAACATACTGCCTGCAAATCAGTAACTGGCAGAGTCAGACATGCAGACGCCACTTTGGAGAGGACAAAGCAAGAAGTCGCAGTGAAAACGCCGCTGCTTCTCAATTCGCCCTTTAAAAGGGTTGAATGATAATTTCTCAGACGAGCGTAGAGCCAAAACAAATGCCGTCTTGTCAGACTTTACAAGCATTATCCATCTCCTGAATGCTGTTGGCACAATGCGCACGAAAGTGGGCTTGTGAAGTGATCATTTTGCTCACAAAAGTTAAGAGGCTCAGTTAAAAATGCAGGTCAAGCACCTGCGCCTGAGACGGCGGCGCGCTTCTTGGCCTCACCTGGAAAACACGACAGGGCTCAGTGttgtgaaaaaataaatcaggaaatagataaataatgaggcgcattttttttataattattaCGGAACTTTGGTTTTAGTTTTTGTTAAGAATTAAGCAGGTGTGTAGGAGCAACCAGAACTCCTCCATCACaaacccccaccccctccaccccaccctgaaatgaaatacagcagaacagcagcacCTTGTGACAGCTCTGGCCCGGTTTCGCTCACTTAAATTAAATATTAACTTAAACACTTCTCCTGTTCCTAAATATGTCAGGACAGTGATAAGAATTGGCAGAGGCGTGTAGAGAATTTGCTGTATTTGCACCCGTTCAGTGGAGCCCAGTGTGATGAGCTCTGGACTCAAATATGGGTCATGTTCATTTCTTGTCAGTcagaaattcagattttcattcCCGCTTTTCACCTCAGCCTGCACTGTCCAAATCCTCACGCAGTGCAGAGGCGAGTGGCAAACTTTGCAGTGAAGAACTTCAGCGATGCCTCTGTTTCCCAATTATTGCAACCTACAAATACACGCAACGTCCCATCCCTGACATtaaagtgtgcgtgtgtgtctgatcCACAGCAAACTTTCTTCGAGTGGGAACTCTCCGttgttcaaacacacagcttttAACGGCCGCATATTTGCCATCCAGGCGTTTTGCCAACTCTTCCCGAGCTCCCTACCTGCCTTACTGTCTTAAGTTTCATGATCAAGTCAGGAAGCGACGCAGTCCGGTTGCTCTCACTCCGACACTGCCTCCGgagctgggttttttttttttttttcgccccctctttccttttcttccagTAAAGCAGGCGCGCACTCAGCTTTTATTCTGCGAACAGTCAGTGCAGGTTTTGCAGTGGACgcactgcagtctgcagaggaCAATCCGGCAGCGAGTCACAGGAGCGTCTCCAAACTTCTCTAATTTTTGACGAAGGACTCTTCTCCCCCTCATTCATGGATGTGGAAGCTGGGGGAAGCCCTGAATTCTTTGTCCGGGTTTCCACTCGGACTGTCGGATGTCTGGGGGGAATGTCGCTCCTCTGCAGCCCAACTTTCAGCAGCTGTGGTTTCACCTATTAGCCCCGATGTCTTTCCCAAAGGAGTGCGAGAGTTAAACATCTGACAATGGGCACGCCGGGGGGTTACTCAACTGACCTGTACTTGGTTTTTAGTTTCATAGGAACTTCATTAAATCAATTACCCAGTGAGCACATCATGATTTTTGTATTtcactgacagaaatgtgtttcttttttccttcttagGTTTGGCCTGTTCTATAGAGCAACCTGAAGGCACCTCGGTGTCCTGCGGGTTTATGCGCCTGCACAATTAAACATAATCATAACCTGCATACAGCACTGTGTGTTGCTGAGGTAAATTGGTTTATTCCTGCTCTGACATTTAGACGGTGTTGTTTCTCACCTTCCATCTCAAGATAAGTGGCATAAGCAGGTATGACAGCTTATCATTATCCTTCTGTTATTTTAAATAGTTTTCCcttgttttattttagaaagtttcctacaaaaaaaaaaagaaagaaagaaa is a window encoding:
- the zic5 gene encoding zinc finger protein ZIC 5, whose translation is MEPPLSKRNPAIRLADLAATQPLPHQNMTGFPGLGGHHPLSHHAHLHPGELGNDPGVALTPFGPEHMAQTNALKLSPSQHIQSHPEAQTAASFTSAQTTVGFPVAHPHSGYSSSRDFILRRELSASAMHALGDQHSSASSPHHHGMFISPTGAYGHTESGAHSLFTGLHDQASPGAHHHALNGQMRLGIPGDIYGRPEHFGHRPEHYGPSSLHSYNSMNLNVNIASAPHGAAGAFLRYMRQPIKQELICKWIDQEQNQKKPCSKTYSTMHELVNHVTVEHVGGPEQSNHVCFWEECPREGKAFKAKYKLINHIRVHTGEKPFPCPFPGCGKVFARSENLKIHKRTHTGEKPFKCEFDGCDRKFANSSDRKKHSHVHTSDKPYYCKVRGCDKSYTHPSSLRKHMKVHCKSPPPPSTNVTYISSTNPLGDPLSPSSEPHRNRSANLSPQVTNLNEWYVCQGSGGPNHLHTPSSDVPTSESDDEDSFRNSDPRTML